In a single window of the Saccharothrix australiensis genome:
- a CDS encoding maltokinase N-terminal cap-like domain-containing protein, with translation MTEPHDLVDKVVTELPEWLPAQRWFGGKDRPVTSVRPLRTSVLSARPLLVHLVVEVAQADRREPYQLLATDQVDHYDATADPELAGLLLDLIAENTAVDGLVFEHEPDVELQTGLRGRPITSEQSNTSLVFGSQYILKLFRKLTAGENPDLVLHRALHRVGCEHIAQPLGSITGALGDDAATVGMLQQFLPDAVDGWAMATTSVRDLMAEGDLHADEVGGDFAGEAQRLGQAVATVHADLERALGTEHADAGDIDRTVRAMVARLDSVVESVPELRPYVPALREAFEQARDTPGAVAIQHIHGDLHLGQVLRTVHGWLLIDFEGEPGAPIAERTALRSPLRDVAGMLRSFDYAAHQLLVGRPEDHQLTTRALEWSRRNRAAFTEGYAEAAASSVGDPRGRGYLLRAFELDKAVYEVAYEYANRPEWLTVPLSSIARITGEGAR, from the coding sequence GTGACCGAACCGCACGACCTGGTCGACAAAGTCGTGACCGAACTGCCCGAGTGGCTGCCCGCGCAACGGTGGTTCGGCGGCAAGGACCGGCCGGTCACGTCGGTCCGTCCACTCCGGACCAGCGTGCTGAGCGCGCGGCCGCTGCTGGTGCACCTGGTGGTGGAGGTGGCGCAGGCGGACCGGCGCGAGCCGTACCAGCTGCTGGCGACCGACCAGGTGGACCACTACGACGCGACGGCCGACCCCGAGCTGGCCGGCCTCCTGCTGGACCTGATCGCGGAGAACACCGCCGTGGACGGGCTGGTGTTCGAGCACGAGCCGGACGTGGAGTTGCAGACCGGCCTGCGCGGCAGGCCCATCACGTCCGAGCAGAGCAACACGTCGCTGGTGTTCGGCAGCCAGTACATCCTCAAGCTGTTCCGCAAGCTCACCGCGGGCGAGAACCCGGACCTGGTGCTGCACCGCGCCCTGCACCGGGTGGGCTGCGAGCACATCGCGCAGCCGCTGGGCTCGATCACCGGCGCGCTGGGCGACGACGCCGCCACCGTCGGGATGCTCCAGCAGTTCCTGCCGGACGCGGTGGACGGCTGGGCGATGGCCACGACCAGCGTGCGCGACCTGATGGCCGAGGGCGACCTGCACGCCGACGAGGTCGGCGGCGACTTCGCGGGCGAGGCGCAGCGGCTGGGCCAGGCCGTCGCGACCGTGCACGCCGACCTGGAGCGGGCGCTGGGCACCGAGCACGCCGACGCGGGCGACATCGACCGCACGGTGCGGGCGATGGTGGCGCGGCTGGACTCCGTGGTCGAGTCGGTGCCCGAGCTGCGCCCGTACGTGCCCGCGCTGCGCGAGGCGTTCGAGCAGGCGCGGGACACCCCCGGCGCGGTCGCCATCCAGCACATCCACGGCGACCTGCACCTGGGCCAGGTGCTGCGGACCGTGCACGGCTGGCTGCTGATCGACTTCGAGGGCGAGCCGGGCGCGCCGATCGCCGAGCGGACCGCGCTGCGCTCGCCGCTGCGCGACGTGGCCGGGATGCTGCGATCCTTCGACTACGCGGCGCACCAGCTGCTCGTCGGCCGGCCGGAGGACCACCAGCTGACCACACGGGCGCTGGAGTGGTCGCGGCGCAACCGCGCGGCGTTCACCGAGGGCTACGCGGAGGCGGCGGCGTCCTCGGTGGGCGACCCGCGCGGGCGCGGCTACCTGCTGCGGGCGTTCGAGCTGGACAAGGCGGTGTACGAGGTGGCCTACGAGTACGCGAACCGGCCGGAGTGGTTGACGGTGCCGCTGTCGTCGATCGCCCGGATCACGGGAGAGGGAGCGCGATGA
- the glgB gene encoding 1,4-alpha-glucan branching protein GlgB — protein MTEDVDRLLSGSHHDPHSVLGVHHLPTGEVVARALRPGASAVAVLAGDKRFELDRVTDGLFEGELPEHPGDYRLEVAYPGATVEVDDPYRWLPTVGELDLHLIGEGRHERLWDVLGAHVRSYDTVSGTVTGVSFAVWAPTARGVRVCGDFDGWDGRANPMRSLGSSGVWEVFVPGVPVGSRYKFRILGRDGGWHEKADPMAFATEQPPATASVVTASSHEWTDAEWQARRDATQWVNAPMSVYEVHLGSWRPERDGRPLGYRELAEELAAYVVEAGFTHVELMPVAEHPFGGSWGYQVTSYYAPTSRFGSPDDFRHFVDVLHGHGIGVIMDWVPAHFPKDAWALARFDGTALYEHADPRRGEHPDWGTLVFDFGRNEVRNFLVANALYWIEEFHIDGLRVDAVASMLYLDYSREEGQWLPNQYGGRENLDAVRFLQELNATVYKRHPGVVMVAEESTAWPGVTRPTHLGGLGFGFKWNMGWMHDTLHYLSREPVHRSFHHNEITFSLVYAWSENFVLPLSHDEVVHGKGSLWQRMPGDDWNKAAGLRSLLAFMWAHPGKQLLFMGGEFGQQGEWSESRPLDWHLLESPFHAGIRSLVGDLNAVYRATPALYSADARPEGFSWIDANDSAGNVLSFLRIGEDGSVLACVANFSGMPHHDYRVGLPSAGHWREVVNTDSGVYGGSGVGNLGGVEAEEVPWHGRPASAVLQLPPAGVLWLIPDPASEPR, from the coding sequence ATGACCGAGGACGTGGACCGGCTGCTGTCGGGGTCGCACCACGACCCGCACTCGGTGCTCGGCGTGCACCACCTGCCCACGGGCGAGGTGGTCGCGCGTGCGCTGCGGCCCGGCGCGTCCGCGGTGGCGGTGCTGGCGGGTGACAAGCGGTTCGAGCTGGACCGGGTGACCGACGGCCTGTTCGAGGGCGAGCTGCCCGAGCACCCCGGCGACTACCGGCTGGAGGTGGCCTACCCCGGCGCGACCGTCGAGGTGGACGACCCGTACCGGTGGCTGCCCACCGTCGGCGAGCTGGACCTGCACCTGATCGGCGAGGGGCGGCACGAGCGGCTGTGGGACGTGCTCGGCGCGCACGTCCGCTCCTACGACACGGTGTCGGGCACGGTCACCGGGGTGTCGTTCGCGGTGTGGGCGCCGACCGCGCGCGGCGTGCGGGTGTGCGGCGACTTCGACGGCTGGGACGGCCGGGCGAACCCGATGCGCTCGCTGGGCTCCTCGGGCGTGTGGGAGGTGTTCGTCCCCGGCGTGCCGGTGGGCAGCCGGTACAAGTTCCGCATCCTCGGGCGCGACGGCGGCTGGCACGAGAAGGCCGACCCGATGGCGTTCGCCACCGAGCAGCCGCCCGCGACGGCGTCGGTCGTCACCGCGTCGTCGCACGAGTGGACCGACGCCGAGTGGCAGGCCAGGCGCGACGCCACCCAGTGGGTCAACGCGCCGATGAGCGTCTACGAGGTGCACCTGGGTTCGTGGCGGCCGGAGCGGGACGGGCGGCCCCTCGGCTACCGCGAGCTGGCCGAGGAGCTGGCCGCGTACGTCGTGGAGGCCGGGTTCACGCACGTCGAGCTGATGCCGGTCGCCGAACACCCGTTCGGCGGGTCGTGGGGCTACCAGGTGACGTCGTACTACGCGCCCACGTCCCGGTTCGGGTCGCCGGACGACTTCCGCCACTTCGTCGACGTGCTGCACGGCCACGGCATCGGCGTGATCATGGACTGGGTGCCCGCGCACTTCCCGAAGGACGCGTGGGCGCTGGCCCGGTTCGACGGGACGGCGCTGTACGAGCACGCCGACCCGCGGCGCGGCGAGCACCCCGATTGGGGCACCCTGGTGTTCGACTTCGGCCGCAACGAGGTCCGCAACTTCCTGGTCGCCAACGCCCTGTACTGGATCGAGGAGTTCCACATCGACGGCCTGCGGGTCGACGCGGTCGCCTCCATGCTGTACCTGGACTACTCGCGCGAAGAGGGCCAGTGGCTGCCCAACCAGTACGGCGGCCGGGAGAACCTGGACGCGGTGCGGTTCCTCCAGGAGCTGAACGCGACCGTCTACAAGCGGCACCCCGGCGTGGTGATGGTGGCCGAGGAGTCGACGGCGTGGCCGGGCGTGACGCGGCCGACGCACCTGGGCGGCCTCGGTTTCGGGTTCAAGTGGAACATGGGCTGGATGCACGACACGCTGCACTACCTGTCGCGCGAGCCGGTGCACCGGTCGTTCCACCACAACGAGATCACGTTCTCGCTGGTGTACGCGTGGAGCGAGAACTTCGTGCTGCCGCTGTCGCACGACGAGGTGGTGCACGGGAAGGGCTCGCTGTGGCAGCGGATGCCCGGCGACGACTGGAACAAGGCCGCGGGCCTGCGGTCGCTGCTGGCGTTCATGTGGGCGCACCCCGGAAAGCAGCTGCTGTTCATGGGCGGCGAGTTCGGCCAGCAGGGCGAGTGGTCGGAGTCCCGGCCGCTGGACTGGCACCTGCTGGAGTCGCCGTTCCACGCGGGCATCCGGTCGCTGGTCGGCGACCTCAACGCGGTGTACCGGGCGACGCCCGCGCTCTACAGCGCCGACGCCCGGCCCGAGGGGTTCTCGTGGATCGACGCGAACGACTCGGCGGGCAACGTGCTCAGCTTCCTGCGCATCGGCGAGGACGGCTCGGTGCTGGCGTGCGTGGCGAACTTCTCGGGGATGCCGCACCACGACTACCGGGTCGGGCTGCCGTCGGCGGGGCACTGGCGCGAGGTGGTCAACACCGACTCGGGGGTCTACGGCGGTTCCGGGGTGGGCAACCTCGGCGGGGTGGAGGCGGAGGAGGTGCCGTGGCACGGCCGGCCGGCGTCGGCCGTGTTGCAGCTCCCGCCGGCCGGCGTGCTGTGGCTCATCCCCGATCCGGCCTCGGAGCCGCGCTGA
- a CDS encoding RNA-binding domain-containing protein, which produces MALSDGELHTLLADLESDRVERKESASNSNSDRIAQAICAFANDLADHRQPGVLFIGVRDNGTLSGVPVTDQLLQNLASFRDQGNILPPPSLTVRKLCTPDGEVAVVEVQPSNTPPVRYKGQIWVRVGPRRAVANSEDERRSNERRRSLDLPFDSRPVLGATKGDLDLGLFEELMIPSLVPPAVLAANGRTTDQRLAALRLTSPDGVPTTAGLITIGRDPISWVPGAWVQFLRVDGTTLADPLNDDKRFDGPLPEVLRQLDEILVLNIRSAVDFTSGTTEARVPDYPIVALQQVVRNALMHRSYEHTNAPVRITWYRDRVEVVSPGGPFGVVTTETFGQGLTDYRNPTLAEVMRGLGYVQRFGAGIPVTISSLAANGNPKAEFTPTQSHVAVTLRSRT; this is translated from the coding sequence ATGGCGCTGTCCGACGGAGAGTTGCACACCTTGCTCGCCGACCTGGAGTCGGACCGGGTGGAGCGGAAGGAGTCTGCCTCCAACTCCAACTCGGACCGCATTGCCCAGGCCATCTGCGCCTTCGCGAACGACTTGGCGGATCATCGGCAGCCGGGTGTGTTGTTCATCGGTGTCCGTGACAACGGCACGCTGTCCGGAGTTCCGGTCACCGACCAACTCCTGCAGAACTTGGCCTCGTTCCGCGACCAGGGGAACATCCTGCCCCCGCCCTCGCTCACGGTACGCAAGCTGTGCACACCCGATGGCGAGGTCGCGGTCGTCGAGGTGCAACCGAGCAATACACCGCCGGTGAGGTACAAAGGACAAATCTGGGTGCGCGTGGGTCCACGCCGGGCGGTGGCGAATTCCGAGGACGAGCGCAGGTCGAACGAGCGGAGGCGGTCGCTCGACCTGCCTTTCGACAGCCGGCCCGTGCTCGGTGCCACGAAGGGCGACCTCGATCTCGGGCTGTTCGAGGAGTTGATGATCCCCTCCCTCGTACCGCCCGCGGTACTGGCCGCGAACGGCCGCACGACGGACCAGAGACTGGCCGCGCTTCGGCTGACCTCGCCGGACGGCGTCCCGACCACGGCCGGGCTGATCACCATCGGCCGTGATCCGATCTCCTGGGTACCGGGGGCCTGGGTGCAGTTCCTGCGCGTCGACGGCACGACGCTGGCCGACCCGTTGAACGACGACAAGCGTTTCGACGGGCCGTTGCCGGAAGTGCTGCGCCAACTGGATGAGATCCTCGTGCTGAACATCCGCTCGGCGGTCGACTTCACCTCCGGCACGACCGAGGCCCGCGTTCCCGATTACCCGATCGTGGCGTTGCAGCAGGTGGTCCGCAACGCGCTCATGCACCGCAGCTACGAGCACACCAACGCCCCGGTGCGCATCACCTGGTACCGCGACCGGGTGGAGGTGGTCAGTCCCGGCGGGCCGTTCGGCGTGGTCACCACCGAAACCTTCGGCCAGGGCCTCACCGACTACCGCAATCCGACCCTGGCAGAGGTGATGCGCGGATTGGGGTACGTGCAGCGTTTCGGCGCGGGCATCCCGGTGACCATCAGCAGCCTGGCCGCCAACGGCAACCCGAAGGCGGAATTCACCCCGACGCAATCGCACGTCGCGGTCACACTGAGGAGTCGCACGTGA
- a CDS encoding ParA family protein yields the protein MNVPVIAFFNNKGGVGKTSLVYHLAWMLADTGHRVLAADLDPQANLTSAFLDEEDLEVLWSTDGRRETIWGAIRPFHTGEGGFSEIALTPTAEERLAVLPGDLALSAFEDELSSAWPKCLDRDARSFRVISAFWTIINRAAEKHSADLVLVDVGPSLGAINRAALVSSDHVVIPVAPDLFSFQGLRNLGPALRDWRAGWHNRLRVRPASISESPDGRMNALGYVVLQHGVRLDRPVKAYQRWMDRIPGEFRSSVLASEEPALPVGTDPYCLGQLKHYHGLMSLAQEARKPIFALTSADGAFGGHFQAAKDAYGHFHSLAGRILSRMGSGIA from the coding sequence GTGAACGTGCCCGTGATCGCCTTCTTCAACAACAAGGGCGGGGTGGGGAAGACCTCGCTGGTCTACCACCTGGCCTGGATGCTGGCCGACACCGGTCACCGTGTGCTCGCCGCCGACCTCGACCCGCAGGCCAACCTCACCTCCGCCTTCCTCGACGAGGAAGACCTGGAAGTGCTGTGGTCGACCGACGGTCGCCGGGAGACGATCTGGGGTGCCATCCGACCCTTCCACACCGGCGAAGGCGGGTTCTCCGAGATCGCCCTGACGCCCACCGCGGAGGAACGGCTCGCGGTGCTCCCCGGTGATCTGGCGCTCTCCGCCTTCGAGGACGAGCTGAGCAGCGCGTGGCCCAAGTGCCTGGATCGCGATGCCAGGTCGTTCCGGGTGATCTCCGCATTCTGGACGATCATCAACCGCGCCGCCGAGAAGCACTCGGCCGACCTCGTCCTGGTCGACGTGGGGCCCAGCCTGGGCGCGATCAACCGCGCGGCCCTGGTGAGTTCGGACCACGTCGTCATACCCGTGGCTCCGGACCTGTTCAGCTTCCAAGGGTTGCGCAACCTCGGCCCCGCCCTGCGTGACTGGCGCGCCGGCTGGCACAACCGGTTGCGGGTGCGCCCGGCTTCCATCAGCGAATCACCGGACGGCCGGATGAACGCGCTGGGCTATGTCGTGCTCCAGCACGGCGTTCGACTCGACCGTCCGGTGAAGGCGTATCAGCGGTGGATGGACCGGATCCCGGGGGAGTTCCGGTCATCCGTGCTGGCGAGTGAGGAGCCGGCTCTCCCGGTCGGCACCGACCCGTACTGCCTCGGGCAACTCAAGCACTACCACGGCCTCATGTCGCTCGCGCAGGAAGCACGCAAGCCGATCTTCGCCCTGACCAGCGCTGATGGCGCTTTCGGCGGTCACTTCCAGGCCGCCAAGGACGCGTACGGCCACTTCCACTCACTTGCCGGGAGAATCCTCTCCAGGATGGGGTCCGGCATCGCTTGA
- a CDS encoding MFS transporter: MYIATARQTPSEKKADRGRVAGNVLALGLVSLVTDVSSEMVTAVLPLYFVVALGLSPFQFGLLDGLYSGVTAVVRLLGGHAADRWQRRKAVALAGYGMSAVAKLGFLAAGSSVGALGGVLAVDRTGKGLRTAPRDALISLSSAPDALGRAFGVHRAMDTVGAFLGPLVAIFVLWASLGSYDAVFVTSFCFAVLGVLLLAMLVRDKRSPLPARPRLKALWRGEFRRVVGWASLLGLVTVGDAFLYLLLQQELRLDAVHFPLLALGTAAVYLLLAVPLGRLADRVGRWPVFLAGHVALALAFGLLLTPFVNAFVVLALHGAFYAATDGVLMAAAGPLLPAELRTSGMAVLQTGQALAKLVSSVLFGAMWTFWGVPTALLVSLAALVVVLGGAAVLRPLSS; the protein is encoded by the coding sequence ATGTACATCGCGACCGCGCGGCAGACGCCGTCCGAGAAGAAGGCCGACCGGGGTCGGGTCGCGGGCAACGTGCTCGCGCTCGGCCTGGTCAGCCTGGTCACCGACGTGTCGTCGGAGATGGTGACGGCGGTGCTGCCGCTGTACTTCGTGGTCGCGCTCGGGTTGAGCCCGTTCCAGTTCGGTCTGCTGGACGGGCTCTACTCCGGCGTGACGGCGGTGGTCCGCCTGCTCGGCGGGCACGCCGCGGACCGGTGGCAGCGGCGCAAGGCCGTCGCGCTGGCCGGGTACGGGATGTCCGCGGTGGCCAAGCTCGGGTTCCTCGCCGCGGGCTCCTCGGTGGGCGCGCTGGGCGGTGTGCTGGCCGTCGACCGCACCGGCAAGGGGCTCCGCACCGCGCCGCGGGACGCGCTGATCTCGTTGAGCAGCGCGCCGGACGCGCTCGGGCGGGCGTTCGGCGTGCACCGGGCGATGGACACCGTCGGCGCGTTCCTCGGGCCGCTGGTGGCGATCTTCGTGCTGTGGGCCAGCCTCGGCTCGTACGACGCGGTGTTCGTCACCAGCTTCTGCTTCGCGGTGCTGGGCGTCCTGCTGCTGGCCATGCTGGTGCGGGACAAGCGGTCGCCGCTGCCCGCGCGGCCCCGGCTGAAGGCGTTGTGGCGCGGCGAGTTCCGCCGGGTCGTCGGCTGGGCTTCGCTGCTGGGCCTGGTCACGGTGGGCGACGCGTTCCTGTACCTGCTGCTCCAGCAGGAGCTGCGGCTGGACGCCGTCCACTTCCCCCTGCTGGCGCTGGGCACGGCGGCGGTGTACCTGCTGCTGGCCGTGCCGCTGGGCAGGCTGGCCGACCGGGTGGGCCGCTGGCCGGTGTTCCTCGCCGGTCACGTGGCGCTGGCGCTGGCGTTCGGGCTGCTGCTGACCCCGTTCGTGAACGCCTTCGTCGTGCTCGCCCTGCACGGCGCGTTCTACGCGGCCACCGACGGCGTGCTGATGGCCGCCGCCGGCCCGCTGCTGCCCGCCGAGCTGCGGACCAGCGGGATGGCCGTGCTGCAGACCGGCCAGGCGTTGGCGAAACTGGTTTCCTCTGTCCTGTTTGGAGCGATGTGGACGTTCTGGGGAGTGCCGACGGCACTGCTGGTGTCGCTGGCCGCGTTGGTGGTCGTATTGGGTGGCGCGGCGGTGTTGCGGCCTTTGTCGTCGTGA
- a CDS encoding discoidin domain-containing protein, whose product MRRVAPLASVAVCILLVHPLTAASAPADSLLSQGRPVTVTSVEDDSLAGQFAVDGRADTRWASAPGIDPQSLTVDLGGAAEVHEVIVRWEDAYATKYKVQLSANGSTWTDLSSRSSGDGDSDTHSGLNGTGRYLRVLGTERATDYGYSIWELEVYGVRSGGDTSPPTVPGNLRVTGTTASSASLAWTAATDNVGVAGYDVLRDGVVVGAATGTAYTDSGLAPSTAYDYTVRARDAAGNTSPPGNKVRVTTGASSGSFVIAAAGDIAEQCTASSSSCVHPKTAKLVEQMNPVAVITMGDNQYDDAHLSDFQKYYDKTWGRFKAKTKPIPGNHETYSDPPLSGYKGYFGSIATPNGKTYYSWEHGNWHFIALDSTESSKPGSAQHEWLKRDLAANDKGCVAAYFHHPRWSSGSHGNNTSSATMWETLVANKVDLVLSGHDHHYERFKPLNADGKADPKGTRSVIGGGGGAALYKVSANPAITEFAKSIHGVMKMTLTDNTYSWQYLGLDGKPIDSTPTYTCH is encoded by the coding sequence GTGCGCCGAGTCGCCCCACTGGCGTCGGTGGCGGTGTGCATCCTGCTCGTGCATCCGCTGACCGCCGCCAGCGCACCAGCCGATTCCCTTCTCTCCCAAGGAAGACCGGTCACCGTGACGTCCGTCGAGGACGATTCGCTGGCCGGCCAGTTCGCGGTCGACGGCCGCGCCGACACCCGCTGGGCCAGCGCGCCCGGCATCGACCCCCAGTCGCTCACCGTGGACCTCGGCGGCGCAGCCGAGGTCCACGAGGTGATCGTCCGCTGGGAGGACGCGTACGCCACCAAGTACAAGGTGCAGCTCTCCGCCAACGGCTCCACCTGGACCGACCTCAGCAGCCGCAGCAGCGGCGACGGTGACTCCGACACCCACTCCGGGCTCAACGGCACCGGCCGGTACCTCCGCGTCCTGGGCACCGAGCGGGCCACCGACTACGGCTACTCGATCTGGGAGCTGGAGGTGTACGGGGTCCGCAGCGGCGGCGACACGAGCCCGCCGACCGTACCCGGCAACCTCCGCGTCACCGGCACGACGGCGAGCAGCGCGTCGCTCGCCTGGACGGCGGCCACCGACAACGTCGGCGTCGCCGGCTACGACGTGCTCCGCGACGGCGTCGTGGTCGGCGCCGCCACCGGCACGGCGTACACCGACAGCGGCCTCGCGCCGAGCACGGCGTACGACTACACCGTGCGGGCCAGGGACGCGGCGGGCAACACGTCGCCGCCCGGCAACAAGGTCCGCGTCACGACCGGCGCGTCCTCCGGGTCGTTCGTGATCGCGGCGGCCGGCGACATCGCCGAGCAGTGCACCGCGAGCAGCTCCTCCTGCGTGCACCCGAAGACCGCCAAGCTGGTCGAGCAGATGAACCCCGTCGCGGTGATCACGATGGGCGACAACCAGTACGACGACGCCCACCTGTCGGACTTCCAGAAGTACTACGACAAGACGTGGGGCCGCTTCAAGGCCAAGACCAAGCCGATCCCCGGCAACCACGAGACCTACTCCGACCCGCCGCTGTCCGGCTACAAGGGCTACTTCGGCTCGATCGCCACGCCCAACGGCAAGACCTACTACTCGTGGGAGCACGGCAACTGGCACTTCATCGCCCTGGACTCGACCGAGTCGAGCAAGCCCGGCTCGGCGCAGCACGAGTGGCTCAAGCGCGACCTCGCGGCCAACGACAAGGGCTGCGTGGCCGCGTACTTCCACCACCCGCGCTGGAGTTCCGGCAGCCACGGCAACAACACCAGCAGCGCGACGATGTGGGAGACGTTGGTGGCCAACAAGGTCGACCTGGTGCTCTCCGGCCACGACCACCACTACGAGCGGTTCAAGCCGTTGAACGCCGACGGCAAGGCGGACCCCAAGGGCACCCGCTCGGTGATCGGCGGCGGTGGCGGCGCCGCGCTGTACAAGGTGTCGGCGAACCCGGCCATCACGGAGTTCGCGAAGTCGATCCACGGCGTGATGAAGATGACGCTGACCGACAACACCTACTCCTGGCAGTACCTGGGCCTGGACGGCAAGCCGATCGACAGCACCCCGACCTACACCTGCCACTGA
- a CDS encoding neutral zinc metallopeptidase: MVLVASGCTRWVDGHPGAGKVVAKGGVDPGFIRGTDGGPVDRLAATAITDIDAFWEAAFPDAFGEKWRPLEGGIYSVDTADPSAKPPPCTEKASDVEGNAFYCPSADAIAWDRAALLPVLQDRFGDAAVVIVLAHEVGHAVQRRMGITPEAERRDPQKYPTILTEAMADCFAGSFVKWVNDGKSEHLAIGTDTLDSALGALITFRDPVGTSPQDRAAHGNAFDRVSAFQDGYQQGTRFCGAMTVENRPFTQQAFTTLDDRDRGGNLPFDEMLEAVTDDLGRYYGALVTARGKAWTPPKTTPTREEPDCSGDQGPVAFCPKDGSVEVEVTRELPELHAEIGDYATGVLLASRYGLAARSAAGEGVEGADAAASALCLAGAYTREVFTRRQGFGLSPGDLDEAVQVLLAHDYAARDATGRQAVEPGFQRVDVFRGGVFEGVKACGLG, translated from the coding sequence GTGGTACTCGTGGCCTCCGGGTGCACGCGGTGGGTCGACGGCCACCCGGGCGCGGGCAAGGTCGTCGCCAAGGGCGGCGTCGACCCCGGTTTCATCCGGGGCACCGACGGCGGACCCGTCGACCGGCTCGCGGCGACCGCCATCACCGACATCGACGCGTTCTGGGAGGCCGCCTTCCCGGACGCCTTCGGCGAGAAGTGGCGCCCCCTGGAGGGCGGCATCTACTCCGTCGACACCGCCGACCCGTCCGCCAAGCCGCCGCCCTGCACGGAGAAGGCGAGCGACGTGGAGGGCAACGCGTTCTACTGCCCCAGCGCCGACGCCATCGCCTGGGACCGGGCCGCCCTGCTGCCCGTCCTCCAGGACCGCTTCGGGGACGCGGCCGTGGTGATCGTCCTGGCGCACGAGGTCGGGCACGCGGTGCAGCGCCGCATGGGCATCACGCCCGAGGCGGAACGCCGCGACCCGCAGAAGTACCCGACGATCCTCACCGAGGCGATGGCCGACTGCTTCGCGGGCAGCTTCGTCAAGTGGGTGAACGACGGCAAGTCCGAGCACCTGGCCATCGGCACGGACACCCTCGACTCGGCGCTGGGCGCGCTGATCACCTTCCGCGACCCGGTCGGCACCTCGCCGCAGGACCGGGCGGCGCACGGCAACGCGTTCGACCGGGTGTCCGCGTTCCAGGACGGCTACCAGCAGGGCACCCGGTTCTGCGGCGCGATGACCGTGGAGAACCGGCCGTTCACCCAGCAGGCGTTCACCACGCTCGACGACCGCGACCGGGGCGGCAACCTCCCGTTCGACGAGATGCTGGAGGCCGTCACCGACGACCTGGGCAGGTACTACGGGGCCCTGGTGACCGCCAGGGGCAAGGCGTGGACCCCGCCGAAGACCACGCCGACCAGGGAGGAGCCCGACTGCTCCGGTGACCAGGGCCCGGTCGCGTTCTGCCCGAAGGACGGCTCGGTGGAGGTCGAGGTCACGCGGGAGCTGCCCGAGCTGCACGCCGAGATCGGCGACTACGCGACCGGTGTGCTGCTGGCGTCCCGCTACGGGCTGGCCGCGCGGTCGGCCGCGGGCGAGGGGGTCGAGGGCGCCGACGCGGCGGCTTCGGCGCTGTGCCTGGCCGGCGCGTACACCCGCGAGGTGTTCACCCGCCGGCAGGGGTTCGGCCTGTCGCCCGGCGACCTGGACGAGGCCGTGCAGGTGCTGCTCGCCCACGACTACGCGGCTCGGGACGCGACGGGCAGGCAGGCCGTCGAGCCGGGTTTCCAGCGGGTGGACGTGTTCCGCGGCGGTGTCTTCGAGGGCGTCAAGGCGTGCGGGCTGGGCTGA